One Polaribacter reichenbachii genomic window, TTTGTAAACTGTTTAGTAATTCCGCTTTTTTGTAGTATCTGCGGTTTCCAATACCATAAGCTATGACTTTGCCTTTGTTAGTCCAAGCCCATAAGGTTGAACTATCAATTTGTAAGAATTTGCAAGTTTGCTCCCTTGTTAGTAACTCATCAGGATTGTGAG contains:
- a CDS encoding helix-turn-helix domain-containing protein, with amino-acid sequence MNNTILLQNVSPERLTELIKDGVKSQLEDFKETLQTHNPDELLTREQTCKFLQIDSSTLWAWTNKGKVIAYGIGNRRYYKKAELLNSLQKLKK